The Streptomyces sp. NBC_01775 genome includes a region encoding these proteins:
- a CDS encoding DHA2 family efflux MFS transporter permease subunit has translation MSSESTPAPPPPGTQERDGGQDAGGRATGVLAVVLIAVFVDVLDANIVNVAIPAIQSDLGASNAAIQWSLIGYTLPFALMLITGGRLGDIFGRRRLFLLGMAGFTLASALCGFSASPGMLIAGRVVQGAMAAMMVPQVLSIIAATIPPAKRGSAFVLYGMIAGTANVSGPILGGLLLKADLFGLDWRPIFLVNLPVGICAFVMAVRLLPESKSEKPLKLDPLGVVLITGALLAILYPLLQGRELGWPGWGWGLMVAALPVIAAFALWQRRKHAADGSPLVPPTLFRLRGFNAGLVVMLTFLTAIIGFFLILTLYLQQGLGYSPLAAGAASLPWPIGVTLAAIFISNAGAAPKRIVVTLGALGMVAGLLLLIGTIQLAGTGMSGWYLVPSLLVGGLGMGLVMAQATNVSLLDVPASDSGAASGVFNAVMQAGGVVGVALIGVLFFGAVGGQAGSGSASVESALRGDLRAASVDGAAQDRVLADFRACHKQQMDDQEGAAAQRGCAGALASAPAEARPAVGRALADASKDARAHTYTDAMQRTLWWSVGLLVLVTALTALLPRGGDAPQDDEQAQGEGPTPEEAAEGAAPASGEPVRPGS, from the coding sequence ATGAGCAGTGAATCAACACCGGCGCCCCCGCCGCCCGGGACCCAGGAGAGGGACGGCGGCCAGGACGCCGGGGGGCGGGCCACGGGCGTCCTGGCCGTCGTCCTGATCGCGGTCTTCGTGGACGTCCTGGACGCCAACATCGTCAACGTCGCCATCCCCGCCATCCAGAGCGACCTGGGCGCCTCGAACGCCGCCATCCAGTGGTCCCTCATCGGATACACCCTGCCCTTCGCCCTGATGCTCATCACCGGCGGCCGGCTCGGTGACATCTTCGGCCGCCGGCGCCTCTTCCTCCTGGGAATGGCGGGCTTCACCCTGGCCTCCGCCTTATGCGGCTTCTCGGCCTCCCCCGGGATGCTGATCGCCGGACGCGTCGTCCAGGGCGCCATGGCGGCCATGATGGTGCCGCAGGTGCTCTCGATCATCGCCGCCACCATCCCGCCCGCCAAGCGCGGCAGCGCCTTCGTCCTCTACGGAATGATCGCCGGAACCGCCAACGTCAGCGGCCCCATCCTGGGCGGACTGCTCCTGAAGGCCGACCTGTTCGGGCTCGACTGGCGCCCCATCTTCCTGGTCAACCTGCCGGTGGGCATCTGCGCCTTCGTCATGGCCGTGCGCCTCCTGCCCGAGAGCAAGAGCGAGAAGCCGCTGAAGCTGGACCCGCTCGGCGTCGTCCTGATCACCGGCGCACTGCTGGCCATCCTCTACCCCCTGCTCCAGGGACGGGAGCTGGGCTGGCCCGGCTGGGGCTGGGGCCTGATGGTCGCGGCGCTCCCGGTGATCGCGGCCTTCGCCCTGTGGCAGCGGCGCAAGCACGCGGCCGACGGCTCACCGCTGGTGCCGCCCACGCTGTTCCGGCTGCGCGGCTTCAACGCCGGACTCGTGGTGATGCTCACCTTCCTCACCGCCATCATCGGCTTCTTCCTCATCCTGACCCTCTACCTCCAGCAGGGGCTGGGGTATTCACCGCTCGCGGCGGGCGCCGCCAGCCTGCCGTGGCCCATCGGGGTCACCCTCGCGGCGATCTTCATCAGCAACGCGGGCGCGGCACCGAAGCGGATCGTCGTCACCCTCGGCGCCCTGGGCATGGTCGCCGGGCTGCTCCTGCTGATCGGCACCATCCAGCTGGCCGGCACCGGCATGAGCGGCTGGTATCTGGTTCCCTCCCTGCTGGTCGGCGGCCTGGGCATGGGCCTGGTGATGGCGCAGGCGACCAACGTCAGCCTGCTGGACGTCCCCGCCTCCGACTCGGGCGCCGCCTCCGGCGTCTTCAACGCCGTGATGCAGGCGGGCGGCGTCGTCGGAGTCGCCCTCATCGGCGTCCTGTTCTTCGGCGCCGTCGGCGGCCAGGCCGGGTCCGGATCGGCCTCGGTGGAATCGGCGCTGCGCGGTGACCTGCGCGCGGCCTCCGTCGACGGCGCGGCGCAAGACCGCGTCCTCGCCGACTTCCGCGCCTGCCACAAGCAGCAGATGGACGACCAGGAGGGCGCGGCGGCCCAGCGAGGCTGCGCCGGAGCACTGGCGTCCGCGCCCGCCGAAGCACGGCCGGCGGTCGGCAGGGCCCTCGCGGACGCCTCCAAGGACGCCCGCGCCCACACCTACACCGACGCGATGCAGCGCACCCTGTGGTGGAGCGTCGGCCTGCTGGTGCTCGTCACCGCGCTCACGGCCCTGCTGCCGCGCGGCGGCGACGCGCCGCAGGACGACGAGCAGGCCCAGGGCGAAGGCCCCACGCCGGAGGAAGCCGCCGAAGGCGCGGCCCCCGCTTCCGGGGAGCCCGTCCGGCCCGGCAGCTGA
- a CDS encoding MarR family winged helix-turn-helix transcriptional regulator, translated as MGDTRHHTGAPRRRELTRSIYREARTAATRQALVDQAVAARLGIGSTDLLCLGVLDHAGPLTAGRLAELTGLTTGAVTGVVDRLEQAGFARRAKDPDDRRKVIIHPEDAQRERTGELYTPVLDALDTWCAAHTEEELETVLDYLRSFSGSLPGLADDLRRRKA; from the coding sequence TTGGGCGACACACGGCACCACACAGGAGCCCCCCGCCGCCGGGAGCTGACGCGGTCGATCTACCGGGAGGCACGTACGGCCGCCACCCGCCAGGCGCTGGTCGACCAGGCCGTCGCGGCCCGGCTCGGCATCGGCAGCACCGACCTGCTCTGCCTGGGGGTGCTCGACCACGCGGGCCCGCTCACCGCCGGCCGGCTGGCCGAGCTGACCGGGCTGACCACGGGCGCGGTCACCGGCGTCGTCGACCGCCTGGAGCAGGCGGGGTTCGCCCGCCGCGCCAAGGACCCGGACGACCGCCGCAAGGTGATCATCCATCCGGAGGACGCCCAGCGGGAGCGCACCGGAGAGCTGTACACCCCGGTCCTGGACGCCCTCGACACCTGGTGCGCGGCGCACACCGAGGAGGAGCTGGAGACCGTCCTGGATTACCTGCGCTCCTTCAGCGGCTCCCTCCCCGGGCTCGCCGACGACCTGCGGCGACGTAAGGCCTGA
- a CDS encoding FAD-dependent monooxygenase, which translates to MGKRHTSAEQPGEHDVLIVGAGPVGSTLALELAHHGVTSLLVERHDAPSLHPKMDFVNGRSMELFRRLGVAEEIRARGIPARHSFNFQWFRSFAEPPVDEWTHPSVDDVFASIAERNDGTSPLEPYQRLPGNILEELLRRRAGEEPLVELRTGTAFRELTQLPDGTVSTTLTDMATGEEYTERARYVVGCDGASSAVRRSTAITVPIVGPETDHCDVYFRSTDPRLRPHGRYFLGISAGGATLVSRDEKDTWTAFFPVLEDTGFERDPIGVLSRRLGTDITVEEVLKVTRWRGRMGVAERYREGRVFLAGDAAHEFYPMGGHGANTGLGDAVDLGWKLAGVLKGWGGPGLLDSYEAERRPVALFNREMCFNLLEVWQRFPQLAAAGTPPSHLAGYLAQERYQIENTGIHFGYRYSSSPLVFGEDGAGETPPDWQWTGITPSTWPGGRAPSVRLPDGAPLLDRLSDGFTLVDFSGKDLGQDVTAVAGKRGMPLDVLAVDDPHARGVWERDLVLVRPDQHIAWRGEAPPADWGEVLDLVSGNGAADDTDGGPGADGGPGADGGPGTGPAEGSGS; encoded by the coding sequence ATGGGAAAACGGCATACTTCGGCCGAACAGCCCGGCGAACACGACGTGCTGATCGTGGGGGCTGGTCCGGTCGGCTCGACACTCGCATTGGAACTGGCGCATCACGGCGTCACCAGCCTCCTCGTGGAACGGCACGACGCGCCGTCGCTGCACCCGAAAATGGACTTCGTCAACGGCCGCAGCATGGAGCTGTTCCGCCGTCTGGGAGTGGCAGAGGAGATCCGCGCCCGCGGGATCCCCGCGCGGCACTCCTTCAACTTCCAGTGGTTCCGCTCCTTCGCCGAGCCGCCCGTCGACGAATGGACCCACCCGTCCGTCGACGACGTGTTCGCGAGCATCGCCGAGCGGAACGACGGCACCAGCCCGCTGGAGCCCTACCAGCGGCTGCCCGGCAACATCCTGGAAGAGCTGCTGCGGCGGCGCGCGGGTGAGGAGCCGCTGGTCGAACTGCGCACCGGCACCGCCTTCCGCGAGCTGACCCAACTGCCGGACGGGACGGTCTCGACGACGCTCACCGACATGGCGACCGGCGAGGAGTACACCGAACGGGCTCGCTACGTCGTGGGCTGCGACGGCGCCAGCAGCGCGGTGCGGCGCAGCACGGCCATCACCGTGCCGATCGTCGGGCCCGAGACGGATCACTGCGACGTCTACTTCCGCAGCACCGATCCCCGGCTGCGCCCGCACGGCAGGTATTTCCTGGGTATCTCCGCCGGTGGCGCGACCCTGGTCTCCCGGGACGAGAAGGACACCTGGACCGCCTTCTTCCCCGTCCTGGAGGACACCGGCTTCGAGCGCGACCCCATCGGGGTGCTCAGCCGCCGCCTGGGCACGGACATCACCGTCGAGGAGGTCTTGAAGGTCACCCGGTGGCGGGGCCGCATGGGAGTGGCCGAACGCTACCGCGAGGGGCGGGTCTTCCTCGCCGGGGACGCGGCGCACGAGTTCTACCCCATGGGCGGCCACGGCGCCAACACCGGCCTGGGCGACGCGGTTGACCTGGGCTGGAAGCTGGCCGGGGTGCTCAAGGGCTGGGGCGGCCCTGGACTGCTGGACTCCTACGAGGCCGAGCGCCGCCCGGTCGCGCTCTTCAACCGGGAGATGTGCTTCAACCTCCTGGAGGTGTGGCAGCGCTTCCCGCAGCTCGCCGCGGCCGGCACCCCGCCCAGCCATCTGGCGGGCTATCTGGCCCAGGAGCGCTACCAGATCGAGAACACCGGCATCCACTTCGGCTACCGGTACAGCTCCTCCCCGCTCGTGTTCGGCGAGGACGGCGCGGGCGAGACACCGCCCGACTGGCAGTGGACCGGCATCACGCCCTCCACCTGGCCGGGCGGACGGGCACCGAGTGTGCGGCTGCCGGACGGCGCACCCCTGCTGGACCGGCTCTCCGACGGATTCACGCTGGTCGACTTCTCCGGCAAGGACCTCGGCCAGGACGTGACCGCCGTGGCCGGCAAGCGCGGGATGCCGCTCGATGTGCTGGCCGTGGACGACCCGCACGCGCGTGGCGTGTGGGAGCGCGACCTCGTCCTCGTCCGTCCCGACCAGCACATCGCCTGGCGCGGGGAGGCTCCGCCAGCGGACTGGGGCGAGGTGCTCGACCTCGTCAGCGGCAACGGGGCCGCGGACGACACGGACGGCGGGCCCGGCGCGGACGGCGGGCCCGGCGCGGACGGCGGGCCCGGCACCGGCCCGGCCGAGGGCAGCGGGTCGTGA
- a CDS encoding amidohydrolase family protein produces the protein MTEPLGAARLPGAEALFDFRVRLRPTADAAAGLLAAMDAHGIRRAVVTPGGTASLARISRQFIEGGGVTDDADNGAALAVCRAHHERLVPCYFASPHNPDAYAAEGKLHAAVEISPAVHGVPLSDPRTAALAETAERTGHSVYTVCLPLPGSGVADLVRLAADFPSVTFVMGHCGIGNIDVWGLSLVRESPNVLVETSGGYTVTLRAALDELGSDRVLFGSEYPLQDPGVELAKVAALGLDSATLSRITWENAHRILGEDLV, from the coding sequence GTGACGGAGCCCCTGGGCGCTGCCCGGCTGCCGGGCGCGGAAGCGCTGTTCGACTTCCGCGTCCGGCTGCGCCCCACCGCCGACGCCGCCGCCGGGCTGCTCGCCGCCATGGACGCGCACGGCATCCGGCGCGCCGTGGTGACCCCGGGCGGCACGGCGTCGCTGGCACGGATCTCCCGGCAGTTCATCGAGGGCGGCGGGGTCACCGACGACGCGGACAACGGCGCGGCCCTCGCCGTGTGCCGGGCGCACCACGAGCGCCTGGTCCCCTGCTACTTCGCCAGCCCGCACAACCCGGACGCCTACGCCGCCGAGGGCAAGCTCCACGCGGCCGTGGAGATCTCGCCCGCCGTGCACGGAGTGCCGCTGTCCGATCCCCGGACGGCGGCGCTGGCGGAGACCGCGGAGCGCACGGGGCACAGCGTCTACACCGTCTGTCTGCCGCTGCCCGGCTCCGGCGTCGCCGACCTGGTGCGGCTGGCCGCCGACTTCCCCTCGGTGACCTTCGTGATGGGCCACTGCGGAATCGGGAACATCGACGTCTGGGGCCTCTCGCTCGTGCGCGAGAGCCCCAATGTGCTGGTCGAGACCTCGGGCGGCTACACGGTCACCCTCCGCGCCGCGCTCGACGAACTCGGCAGCGACCGGGTGCTCTTCGGCTCCGAGTACCCCTTGCAGGACCCGGGGGTGGAGCTGGCCAAGGTCGCCGCGCTCGGCCTCGACAGCGCCACCTTGTCCCGCATCACCTGGGAGAACGCCCACCGCATACTCGGGGAGGACCTCGTATGA
- a CDS encoding phenylacetate--CoA ligase family protein, with protein MNSILPQLGDWRGTQELLEGQEKQLALSLSWAARSPFYARRFGSGAQPSGSDDLAGLALTTKQDLRDNYPFGLLAVEKERLATYHESSGTAGHPTPSYYTAEDWTDLAERFARKHVGITPSDTLLVRTPYALLLTGHLAHAAARLNGATVVPGDNRSLATPCSRIVRALHDLEVTLTWSMPTECLLWAAGARAAGYEPGAADFPALRALFVGGEPLSGPRRERISRLWGVPVVEEYGSTETGTLAGECPEGRLHLWADRARFEVFDPDTGVCSPEGAGQLVVTTLYREAMPLVRYNLEDTVEVSYEECPCGWHLPTVTVLGRSAFGHDVNGRKVTQHRLEELVFGLPDADEVLFWRARAEPGRLRVQIEAAPDRAEGAAARLTEALRSRLGVTASVEALRPGGLLPTELLRAMPDVVKPRSLFGPDEDWDKALLYQ; from the coding sequence ATGAACTCGATCCTGCCGCAGCTCGGAGACTGGCGCGGCACTCAGGAACTGCTGGAGGGTCAGGAGAAGCAGCTCGCCCTCAGCCTCTCCTGGGCGGCCCGCTCGCCCTTCTACGCGCGGCGTTTCGGCTCCGGGGCCCAGCCGTCCGGCTCGGACGACCTGGCGGGGCTCGCGCTGACGACCAAGCAGGACCTGCGCGACAACTACCCCTTCGGCCTCCTGGCGGTGGAGAAGGAGCGACTGGCCACCTACCACGAGTCCAGCGGCACGGCGGGCCACCCGACCCCCTCCTACTACACGGCCGAGGACTGGACCGACCTGGCGGAACGCTTCGCGCGCAAGCACGTCGGCATCACACCCTCCGACACCCTGCTCGTCAGGACGCCCTACGCGCTGCTGCTGACCGGGCACCTGGCCCACGCCGCCGCCCGGCTGAACGGCGCCACCGTGGTCCCCGGCGACAACCGCTCGCTGGCGACGCCCTGTTCGCGCATCGTGCGGGCGCTGCACGACCTGGAGGTCACGCTGACCTGGTCGATGCCGACGGAGTGCCTGCTGTGGGCGGCGGGCGCGCGGGCCGCCGGGTACGAGCCGGGGGCCGCCGACTTCCCGGCGCTGCGCGCCCTGTTCGTCGGCGGGGAGCCGCTCAGCGGCCCGCGCCGGGAGCGCATCAGCCGGCTGTGGGGCGTGCCCGTCGTGGAGGAGTACGGCTCCACCGAGACCGGGACGCTCGCGGGTGAGTGCCCCGAGGGACGGCTGCATCTGTGGGCGGACCGGGCGCGGTTCGAGGTGTTCGACCCGGACACCGGCGTCTGCTCCCCCGAGGGCGCGGGGCAGCTGGTGGTCACCACGCTCTACCGGGAGGCCATGCCGCTGGTCCGCTACAACCTGGAGGACACGGTCGAGGTGTCCTACGAGGAGTGCCCCTGCGGCTGGCACCTGCCGACGGTCACCGTGCTGGGCCGCTCCGCCTTCGGGCACGACGTCAACGGCCGCAAGGTGACCCAGCACCGCTTGGAGGAGCTGGTCTTCGGGCTTCCGGACGCCGATGAGGTGCTGTTCTGGCGCGCCCGCGCCGAGCCCGGCCGGCTGCGCGTGCAGATCGAGGCGGCGCCGGACCGCGCCGAGGGTGCGGCGGCGCGGCTCACCGAGGCCCTCCGCAGCCGGCTCGGCGTCACCGCCTCGGTGGAGGCCCTGCGTCCCGGGGGCCTGCTGCCCACCGAACTGCTGCGGGCCATGCCCGACGTGGTCAAGCCCCGCAGCCTCTTCGGCCCCGACGAGGACTGGGACAAGGCCCTGCTCTACCAGTGA
- a CDS encoding response regulator transcription factor has protein sequence MSVPAQRRSPREREELLSGAARAPDAARLFAFAAERMRRLVPYDAAVWRVTDPVNGMMTAPVHAENIDGAECAAYWECELLAEKVNLFRDLARAPLPVAGLWESSEGRPTRSALYHDFMRPRGVHDELRAVLRVGDRTHGYISLFRERGRDPFTSADSRFVGTLVTPLARLLRSFNVPLGAPPGARGGQPGLLLFDTGGSLVSVNEAALGHLHELPDGPTTPTGLGYRIPVWIHSTAMKARALARDGERGDARVRLRTRAGQWLVCHASCLRSADGTLQSFAVVIEPAGLGEIIPLIAGAYEMSGRELEVTVHVARGMSTERIAQELYLSPHTVRDHIKAAFEKVGVTSRGELVGKLFIEHYAPLAEAEGGGREL, from the coding sequence ATGAGCGTTCCGGCGCAGCGCAGATCGCCCAGGGAGCGGGAGGAACTGCTCTCCGGCGCGGCCCGGGCCCCGGACGCGGCCCGGCTGTTCGCCTTCGCCGCCGAGCGGATGCGCCGCCTCGTCCCCTACGACGCGGCCGTGTGGCGGGTCACCGACCCCGTCAACGGCATGATGACGGCGCCCGTGCACGCGGAGAACATCGACGGCGCCGAGTGCGCGGCCTACTGGGAGTGCGAGCTGCTCGCCGAGAAGGTCAACCTCTTCCGCGACCTGGCCCGCGCCCCCCTGCCGGTGGCCGGCCTGTGGGAGAGCAGCGAGGGCCGCCCGACCCGCAGCGCGCTCTACCACGACTTCATGCGCCCCCGGGGAGTGCACGACGAACTCCGCGCCGTGCTGCGCGTCGGCGACCGGACGCACGGCTACATAAGCCTGTTCCGGGAGCGGGGCCGCGACCCCTTCACGTCCGCCGACAGCAGGTTCGTCGGCACCCTGGTCACCCCGCTCGCACGGCTCCTGCGTTCGTTCAACGTGCCGCTGGGCGCGCCGCCCGGCGCCCGGGGCGGCCAGCCGGGGCTGCTGCTCTTCGACACCGGCGGCTCCCTCGTCTCCGTCAACGAGGCGGCGCTCGGCCATCTCCACGAACTCCCCGACGGGCCCACCACCCCCACCGGGCTCGGCTACCGCATCCCGGTGTGGATCCACAGCACCGCCATGAAGGCGCGCGCGCTGGCCCGGGACGGCGAACGCGGCGACGCACGCGTCCGGCTGCGCACCCGTGCGGGGCAGTGGCTGGTGTGCCACGCCTCGTGTCTGCGTTCGGCGGACGGGACGCTCCAGTCCTTCGCCGTCGTCATCGAGCCGGCGGGCCTGGGCGAGATCATCCCGCTGATCGCCGGGGCCTACGAGATGTCGGGGCGGGAGCTGGAGGTGACCGTGCACGTCGCGCGCGGCATGTCGACCGAACGCATCGCCCAGGAGCTGTACCTCTCGCCCCACACGGTGCGCGACCACATCAAGGCGGCCTTCGAGAAGGTCGGCGTCACCAGCCGTGGCGAGCTGGTCGGCAAGCTGTTCATCGAGCACTACGCCCCCCTGGCGGAGGCCGAGGGGGGCGGGCGCGAGCTGTAG
- a CDS encoding NAD(P)-dependent alcohol dehydrogenase: protein MPTVTAPLDKVPAYAAPKAGAALEPTVISRREPGAHDVLIEIRYTGICHSDIDQVRGDWGQGIYPMVPGHEIAGVVTAAGEGVTRHAVGDRVGVGCYVDSCGSCVNCAAGAEQFCARGMTSTYNAIGADGEPTRGGYSTHIVVNENHVLRIPDSIPLHRAAPLLCAGVTVYAPLRRWRVTRGTRVAIVGMGGLGHLGIRLARAMGAEVTLLSGSPRKQDDARRLGAHHFHTLPGPEAFTALAGSYDLILNTAPVGVDQDAHLSLLAVDGVLVHLGIADAPASVGPFSLVYGRKVVAGSMIGGLRETQETLDFCGAAEIGAEVELVDAARVNEAFAKVVAGEVRYRFVIDAATF, encoded by the coding sequence ATGCCAACCGTCACCGCCCCACTGGACAAGGTCCCCGCCTACGCGGCGCCCAAGGCAGGGGCCGCGCTGGAGCCGACCGTCATCAGCCGCCGCGAGCCCGGCGCCCACGACGTGCTGATCGAGATCCGCTACACCGGGATCTGCCACAGCGACATCGACCAGGTACGCGGCGACTGGGGGCAGGGCATCTACCCGATGGTCCCCGGCCATGAGATCGCGGGCGTCGTCACGGCGGCGGGCGAGGGCGTCACGCGCCACGCCGTGGGCGACCGGGTGGGCGTCGGCTGCTACGTCGACTCCTGCGGAAGCTGCGTGAACTGCGCGGCGGGCGCCGAGCAGTTCTGCGCGCGCGGCATGACCTCGACGTACAACGCCATAGGCGCCGACGGAGAGCCGACCCGGGGCGGCTACAGCACGCACATCGTCGTGAACGAGAACCACGTGCTGCGGATACCCGACAGCATCCCCCTCCACCGCGCCGCCCCGCTGCTGTGCGCCGGCGTCACCGTGTACGCGCCCCTGCGGCGCTGGCGGGTGACGCGGGGCACCCGCGTCGCGATCGTCGGCATGGGCGGCCTCGGCCATCTGGGCATCCGGCTGGCACGGGCGATGGGCGCCGAGGTGACGCTGCTGAGCGGCAGCCCCCGCAAGCAGGACGACGCGCGGCGGCTGGGCGCCCACCACTTCCACACCCTGCCGGGGCCCGAGGCGTTCACCGCGCTGGCCGGCTCCTACGACCTGATCCTCAACACGGCGCCGGTGGGCGTCGACCAGGACGCCCATCTGTCCCTGCTGGCCGTCGACGGCGTGCTGGTCCACCTGGGCATCGCGGACGCGCCCGCCAGCGTGGGCCCCTTCTCCCTGGTGTACGGCAGGAAGGTGGTCGCCGGATCCATGATCGGCGGCCTGCGGGAGACCCAGGAGACGCTGGACTTCTGCGGCGCGGCGGAAATCGGCGCCGAGGTGGAGCTCGTCGACGCGGCACGGGTGAACGAGGCGTTCGCCAAGGTGGTGGCCGGTGAGGTCCGCTACCGCTTCGTCATCGACGCGGCCACGTTCTGA
- a CDS encoding phenylacetate--CoA ligase family protein produces MNTLDTSAPSLALPPPLGAWESVDDLYRFQDARLPAALDLARRSPFNRPRLAGAGRWETAADLDSVPLTTKQDLREQYPWGMLAIARRGLATYHESSGTSGEPTPSFFSERDWHDVTDRFSRHAVGLNCDDTVLVRTPYAMLTTAHQAHQAARSRGATVVPADNRSLVMPYARVVRALHDLDVTVAWCLPSEALLWVAAAREAGYRPERDFPALRAFLVAGEPLSEARRARISELWGGVPVHQDYGSTETGSLAGECAYGRLHLWADRFLAQVYDPESGGTAREGRGRLTITTLYREAMPLVRYDLEDTVEISSAACPCGWQLPTVRVAGRSGDGYPVAGRRVTPHELEEHVFRLPAEHGVLFWRARVRPDAIEAEIETAEGRGAPAAAALTRSLRHGLGVPARIRSLPPGGLVSRDLLRRGHEFVKPRTVFGADEDWDRAVHYY; encoded by the coding sequence GTGAACACCCTTGATACGAGCGCCCCATCGCTGGCCCTGCCGCCCCCGCTCGGGGCGTGGGAGTCGGTCGATGACCTGTACCGGTTCCAGGACGCGCGGCTGCCCGCCGCGCTCGACCTCGCCCGGCGCTCCCCGTTCAACCGCCCCCGCCTCGCGGGCGCGGGACGCTGGGAGACGGCCGCCGACCTCGACTCGGTGCCGCTGACCACCAAGCAGGACCTGCGCGAGCAATACCCCTGGGGGATGCTGGCCATCGCGCGCCGCGGCCTGGCCACGTACCACGAGTCCAGCGGCACCTCCGGCGAGCCCACGCCCTCCTTCTTCTCCGAGCGGGACTGGCACGACGTCACCGACCGCTTCTCCCGCCACGCCGTCGGCCTCAACTGCGACGACACCGTCCTGGTGCGGACGCCCTACGCGATGCTGACCACCGCGCACCAGGCGCACCAGGCAGCGCGGAGCCGGGGCGCGACCGTCGTCCCCGCCGACAACCGCTCGCTGGTGATGCCCTACGCCCGCGTCGTACGGGCGCTGCACGACCTCGATGTCACCGTCGCCTGGTGCCTGCCCAGCGAGGCCCTCCTGTGGGTGGCCGCCGCACGCGAGGCGGGCTACCGCCCCGAGCGGGACTTCCCCGCGCTGCGGGCCTTCCTCGTGGCGGGCGAGCCGCTGAGCGAGGCCCGGCGCGCGCGGATCAGCGAACTGTGGGGCGGCGTCCCCGTCCACCAGGACTACGGCTCGACCGAGACCGGCAGCCTGGCGGGGGAATGCGCGTACGGGCGGCTCCACCTGTGGGCGGACCGGTTCCTCGCCCAGGTCTACGACCCGGAGAGCGGCGGCACGGCGCGCGAGGGGCGGGGCCGGCTCACCATCACCACGCTCTACCGCGAGGCCATGCCGCTGGTCCGCTACGACCTGGAGGACACCGTCGAGATCTCCTCGGCCGCGTGCCCCTGCGGCTGGCAGCTGCCGACCGTGCGCGTGGCGGGACGCTCCGGCGACGGGTACCCGGTCGCCGGCCGGCGGGTGACCCCGCACGAGCTGGAGGAGCACGTCTTCCGCCTCCCGGCCGAGCACGGCGTGCTGTTCTGGCGCGCCCGGGTGCGCCCCGACGCGATCGAGGCCGAGATCGAGACGGCCGAGGGCCGGGGCGCGCCGGCAGCCGCGGCGCTGACCCGCTCCCTGCGCCACGGGCTCGGCGTCCCCGCGCGGATCCGGAGCCTGCCCCCGGGCGGCCTCGTCTCCCGGGACCTGCTGCGCCGCGGGCACGAGTTCGTCAAGCCACGCACCGTCTTCGGCGCGGACGAGGACTGGGACCGCGCCGTCCACTACTACTGA
- a CDS encoding amidohydrolase family protein encodes MTGTEHPPVFDAHAHLPGAEGATERLLEVMDSSGIARAVVVAGGAVDPDRLSRQIIEGGHVETDADNGAVLKGCARSGGRLVPFFFANPHRSGADYRAADERFSGLKLAPSVHGVGLLDARTTALVEEAGAKGHGVYLHCLQRPGFGVAELARLAGEFPAVTFVLGHGGVGDMDLYGIDLIRPRPNVLFETSGCFSVVVRAALDRLGSERVLLGTEYPLQHPAVELAKYRALNLSDEVWHRVTWQNTCRLIGDNAREHP; translated from the coding sequence GTGACCGGTACGGAGCACCCACCGGTGTTCGACGCCCACGCCCATCTCCCCGGAGCCGAGGGAGCCACCGAACGGCTCCTGGAGGTGATGGACAGCAGCGGCATCGCCCGTGCCGTCGTCGTGGCGGGCGGGGCGGTCGATCCCGACCGCCTCTCCCGCCAGATCATCGAGGGCGGCCACGTCGAGACGGACGCCGACAACGGCGCCGTGCTCAAGGGGTGCGCCCGCTCCGGCGGCCGGCTCGTGCCGTTCTTCTTCGCGAACCCGCACCGCTCGGGCGCGGACTACCGGGCCGCCGACGAGCGCTTCAGCGGCCTGAAGCTGGCACCCTCCGTACACGGAGTCGGCCTCCTCGACGCGCGGACCACCGCGCTCGTCGAGGAGGCCGGCGCCAAGGGCCACGGCGTCTATCTGCACTGCCTCCAGCGCCCCGGCTTCGGCGTGGCCGAACTCGCCCGGCTGGCCGGTGAGTTCCCCGCCGTCACCTTCGTGCTCGGCCACGGCGGGGTCGGCGACATGGACCTCTACGGCATCGACCTGATCCGGCCCAGGCCCAACGTGCTCTTCGAGACCTCCGGCTGCTTCAGCGTCGTCGTCCGGGCCGCGCTGGACCGGCTGGGGAGCGAGCGGGTGCTCCTGGGCACCGAATACCCGCTCCAGCACCCGGCCGTCGAACTCGCCAAATACCGGGCACTGAACCTGTCCGACGAGGTGTGGCACCGCGTGACCTGGCAGAACACCTGCCGACTCATAGGAGACAACGCCCGTGAACACCCTTGA